Proteins co-encoded in one Lusitaniella coriacea LEGE 07157 genomic window:
- the rodA gene encoding rod shape-determining protein RodA, whose product MMQKSLTPFRWYSFFSAWQQIDFLLLILVVGLTALGGIAIRSTELNQGLTDWWQHAIIGGIGLVLVLWISRFRYDTLLQWHWVTYAITNVLLITVLLVGVTINGSKSWIYISRFSLQPSEFAKVGLIISLAALLHHRPASSLAVVFRAFAIAAVPLALISQQPDLGTSLVFGAITLGMLYWANANPGWLILLISPLIAAILYNIFFPSWLAWAVLMGILAWFTLPWRFLGTIGAVATNLLSGGLAGFAWGLLKPYQKDRLVLFLHPEKDPLGGGYHLIQSRIAIGAGEVWGRGLNQGTQTQLNFIPEQHNDFIFSAIGEELGFVGCLFVVIAFWLICFRLVRIALKANENFGSLLAIGTLSMIVFQAFINISMTIGLAPITGIPLPYLSYGGSALLTNFLAIALVESVANHRRKQTF is encoded by the coding sequence ATGATGCAAAAATCTTTAACCCCTTTTCGCTGGTACTCCTTTTTTTCAGCTTGGCAACAAATTGATTTTCTCCTGCTGATTTTAGTTGTCGGACTGACCGCATTGGGGGGAATTGCCATCCGCAGCACCGAACTCAATCAGGGATTGACGGACTGGTGGCAGCACGCGATCATTGGCGGAATTGGCTTAGTTCTAGTGCTATGGATTTCTCGCTTTCGCTACGACACTTTGCTTCAATGGCACTGGGTGACCTACGCCATTACCAACGTACTACTCATTACCGTGCTATTGGTGGGAGTAACAATTAACGGGTCGAAAAGTTGGATCTATATTTCCAGGTTTAGTCTCCAACCCTCTGAATTTGCCAAGGTGGGCTTGATTATCAGCTTGGCGGCGTTACTCCATCACCGTCCCGCTTCGAGTTTGGCAGTTGTGTTCCGCGCCTTCGCGATCGCGGCGGTTCCTTTAGCTTTGATTTCCCAGCAGCCGGATTTGGGAACCTCTTTGGTTTTCGGCGCGATTACCTTGGGAATGCTCTATTGGGCAAATGCCAATCCCGGTTGGTTGATTCTCCTCATCTCGCCCTTGATTGCAGCAATTCTCTATAATATTTTCTTTCCCAGTTGGTTGGCTTGGGCGGTATTGATGGGGATTCTTGCCTGGTTTACGCTCCCGTGGCGCTTTTTGGGAACGATTGGGGCAGTTGCAACAAATTTACTGTCTGGCGGACTAGCAGGCTTTGCCTGGGGACTGCTCAAACCCTACCAAAAAGATCGCTTGGTGCTGTTTCTCCATCCGGAAAAAGACCCGTTGGGGGGAGGATATCACTTGATTCAGTCGCGAATCGCGATCGGTGCGGGAGAAGTGTGGGGACGAGGACTCAATCAAGGGACACAAACGCAACTCAATTTTATTCCCGAACAGCACAACGATTTTATTTTCTCGGCAATTGGGGAAGAATTGGGCTTTGTGGGGTGTTTGTTTGTGGTGATTGCATTCTGGTTAATTTGTTTCCGCTTGGTTCGCATTGCCCTCAAAGCTAATGAAAATTTTGGTTCTCTGCTGGCAATTGGAACGCTGTCAATGATTGTTTTTCAAGCATTCATCAATATCAGCATGACCATTGGACTCGCTCCGATTACCGGAATTCCCCTACCCTACTTGAGTTATGGGGGATCGGCATTGCTGACCAATTTTCTCGCGATCGCGCTGGTGGAATCCGTTGCCAACCATCGGCGAAAACAAACCTTCTAA